One halophilic archaeon DL31 genomic region harbors:
- a CDS encoding glycosyl transferase group 1 (PFAM: Glycosyl transferase, group 1~KEGG: apo:Arcpr_0515 glycosyl transferase group 1): MKILSIGVEADNGGGMVVKQQINNKLVERGHSVDDLHLPNQIPVLPKVNSISQIRQRIDRYDLVHCHSIVGSHALSSALAVGASTTPLVYHTHTAFFSDISWKERYLLRYLLRFQTSQSDAVIYVSELERELLSSYISPSPSSAVIENRVVIEEGSSNGDLENFPEVQEPYMISVGTISQRKGQHRIVEAMQYFDELDLVLVGNIETNIYKQIADQGLSESVHVLGRVEPDSSVHALISNAEGLIHMSSYESYGLVIPEALAHGVPVVCSDRCGAKELITSENGRVVPVNSNTKNLINAIHDVVHLSPDPNNSVRDWSRAISKIEQIYEVVLRCTT; the protein is encoded by the coding sequence ATGAAGATTCTCTCTATCGGTGTAGAGGCAGACAATGGAGGTGGGATGGTGGTCAAACAACAGATCAATAATAAACTGGTTGAACGAGGGCATTCCGTAGATGATTTGCATCTCCCCAATCAAATTCCCGTTCTTCCAAAGGTCAATTCTATTTCTCAGATTAGACAGAGAATTGACCGTTACGACCTTGTCCACTGCCATAGTATTGTAGGATCGCATGCGCTATCCTCGGCACTTGCAGTTGGAGCTTCAACCACACCCTTGGTCTACCATACACACACGGCATTCTTTTCCGATATTTCGTGGAAAGAGCGATATTTACTACGGTACCTTCTCCGATTCCAAACTTCACAGTCAGACGCTGTGATCTACGTCTCCGAACTAGAGCGAGAATTGTTGTCCTCTTATATTTCACCTAGCCCGTCCTCTGCTGTAATTGAGAACAGAGTGGTAATTGAGGAAGGGAGCTCAAACGGTGATTTGGAGAACTTTCCTGAAGTCCAGGAACCATATATGATTTCAGTGGGAACTATTTCACAACGCAAGGGCCAGCACCGGATTGTGGAAGCAATGCAGTATTTCGACGAATTGGACTTGGTCTTAGTTGGTAACATTGAGACAAACATTTACAAACAGATAGCTGACCAGGGATTATCTGAGAGCGTTCATGTTCTCGGACGCGTTGAACCAGATAGCTCGGTCCACGCCCTTATCTCAAACGCTGAAGGGCTAATTCATATGTCCAGTTATGAGTCATATGGTCTCGTCATTCCAGAGGCACTTGCACACGGTGTTCCAGTCGTTTGTTCGGACCGATGTGGTGCGAAGGAGTTAATTACGAGTGAAAATGGACGAGTGGTTCCAGTCAATTCAAACACGAAAAACCTAATCAACGCAATACATGATGTGGTACACCTCTCACCGGACCCCAATAATTCGGTTAGAGACTGGTCAAGAGCGATAAGCAAGATAGAACAGATTTATGAAGTAGTATTAAGATGCACAACATAG
- a CDS encoding glycosyl transferase family 2 (PFAM: Glycosyl transferase, family 2~KEGG: glycosyl transferase family 2): MGRSLFGMLVVFIKRSNRLVRTYWGWLIGAAVGLASAASLLKARADRQVVMSNTVSTAPVDSDDLVSVLVPAWNEAETIKRSIQAFQDLAYPHREMLVCAGGDDETYERAVVAAEGDDRVRVIEQNEAMNKQAALNACLVDASGDILYLVDGDCVLEDETWNAAVRPIIDGEETVVTGTSRPLDEQWGQLLPTYQHVKEEYERARRPQYVRGLLGRNAVVAREAMADLGKFDESIPAGTDYNLAKRLLAAGHEIRFVPNSRMQSEYATSVRGYFDQQSRWLRNVLFLGWEWEEYKEAQTTVVTCLVGTGMLVAPVVGVFALILLPVWIGLVTYGAFSRMRWIRFLQEQQGRSVPFQIAVAGVGLMFVEFAAWAYALGESMVPSRRRKW; encoded by the coding sequence ATGGGGCGCTCACTGTTTGGAATGCTTGTTGTATTCATTAAGCGGTCGAACCGTCTTGTCCGAACGTATTGGGGATGGCTGATCGGAGCCGCAGTTGGACTCGCCAGCGCGGCTTCGCTGCTAAAGGCGCGTGCGGATCGCCAAGTGGTGATGTCGAACACCGTCTCGACGGCACCGGTAGACAGCGACGACCTCGTAAGTGTGCTTGTGCCAGCGTGGAACGAAGCCGAAACGATCAAGCGCTCAATTCAGGCGTTCCAAGACTTGGCGTATCCGCATCGAGAGATGTTAGTCTGTGCCGGGGGCGACGATGAAACCTACGAGCGGGCGGTTGTGGCCGCGGAAGGAGACGACCGTGTTCGCGTGATAGAACAAAACGAGGCGATGAATAAGCAAGCCGCATTGAACGCATGTCTAGTAGACGCAAGTGGAGACATTCTCTATCTAGTTGATGGTGACTGCGTGTTAGAAGACGAGACGTGGAACGCAGCGGTACGGCCGATCATCGATGGTGAAGAGACAGTTGTTACGGGTACGAGTCGGCCGCTAGATGAACAATGGGGCCAGTTGTTGCCAACCTATCAGCACGTCAAAGAGGAGTACGAGAGGGCACGGCGTCCGCAATATGTTCGTGGGTTACTTGGGCGGAACGCGGTCGTGGCCAGAGAGGCGATGGCCGATTTGGGGAAATTCGACGAGTCAATCCCGGCCGGAACGGATTACAATCTAGCGAAGCGATTGCTGGCAGCGGGGCACGAGATCCGGTTCGTGCCGAACAGTCGGATGCAGTCCGAGTACGCAACCTCGGTCCGTGGGTACTTCGACCAGCAGTCGCGGTGGTTGCGCAACGTATTGTTTCTGGGGTGGGAATGGGAGGAATACAAAGAAGCCCAGACGACGGTAGTGACATGTCTGGTCGGGACCGGAATGTTGGTAGCGCCGGTGGTCGGAGTTTTTGCGCTAATTTTGTTACCGGTCTGGATAGGATTAGTGACATATGGCGCCTTTTCACGGATGCGTTGGATTCGGTTCTTGCAAGAACAGCAGGGACGGTCAGTGCCATTCCAAATAGCGGTCGCAGGTGTTGGCCTGATGTTCGTGGAGTTTGCGGCCTGGGCGTATGCGCTCGGTGAGAGTATGGTACCATCACGTCGCCGCAAGTGGTAG
- a CDS encoding transposase IS66 (PFAM: Transposase, IS66~KEGG: hsl:OE5260F transposase (ISH10)) translates to MVSEQRRPSRLPCCRRCEVGVVNGTDLTKDELLSRFLQMEEKIDELEEKLDQKNERIEEQHEQIEEQQERIEELETRLRKYENPHTPPSKRRSGTDESPTEQDDEDDDIRTDGGTPGRKDGHDPEWRSTADPDEEVEVTCDSCPECGEGFDESEGVSPRLVEELPDPQPPELTQYNRHCYQCHSCGTETVASHPDCPDEGQFGVNVIAQAALSRYDHRLPYRKIADRFEQLHGLELSGASAWHATERAARAGRCEYEQIRRRIQHADVVHIDETGIKRDGEQAWMWTFRTEKHTLYAVRESRGSDVPVEVLGEDFAGTVICDGWTAYPAFSEELQRCWAHILREAEDAAEKQVEGEPIYRALRQLYVALQIRLESDLTVREREELQRVARRELESLIERSVPDGPVATLLGKIEGGLDHWLTFVGEPAVSPTNNAAESALREPVVLRKIIGTLRNDRGMFVHETILSLLATWRQQGRNPYEELRRVVSSNEMISRAHAVPAVETSG, encoded by the coding sequence ATGGTCTCCGAGCAGCGGAGACCATCCCGACTGCCCTGCTGTCGTCGCTGTGAGGTGGGAGTCGTGAACGGGACCGATCTCACCAAGGACGAACTTCTCTCACGGTTTCTCCAGATGGAGGAGAAAATTGACGAACTGGAAGAGAAACTCGATCAGAAGAACGAGCGGATCGAAGAGCAGCACGAGCAGATTGAGGAACAGCAAGAACGGATCGAAGAACTCGAAACACGTCTTCGCAAATACGAAAACCCGCACACACCGCCCAGTAAGCGACGGTCGGGGACCGACGAGTCTCCGACCGAGCAGGACGACGAAGACGATGATATCCGAACTGATGGCGGCACTCCCGGTCGGAAGGACGGTCACGACCCAGAGTGGCGTTCTACAGCTGATCCCGACGAAGAAGTCGAGGTCACCTGTGACTCTTGTCCTGAGTGTGGCGAAGGGTTCGACGAGTCGGAGGGCGTCAGCCCCCGACTCGTCGAGGAACTCCCGGATCCACAGCCTCCAGAACTCACCCAGTACAACCGCCACTGCTACCAGTGTCACTCCTGTGGGACAGAGACTGTCGCTTCACACCCCGACTGCCCCGACGAGGGGCAGTTCGGGGTGAACGTCATCGCCCAAGCCGCTCTTTCCAGATACGATCACCGCCTCCCCTACCGGAAGATCGCCGACCGGTTCGAGCAACTGCATGGCCTCGAACTCTCAGGTGCATCCGCGTGGCACGCGACCGAGCGCGCTGCGCGCGCCGGTCGCTGTGAATACGAACAGATCCGCCGACGGATTCAGCACGCTGACGTTGTTCACATCGACGAGACGGGAATCAAACGCGACGGCGAACAGGCGTGGATGTGGACGTTCAGGACGGAAAAGCACACGCTGTACGCGGTCAGAGAGAGTCGCGGAAGCGATGTTCCCGTAGAAGTCCTCGGCGAGGACTTCGCGGGAACGGTCATCTGTGATGGGTGGACGGCGTATCCCGCCTTCAGCGAGGAGCTTCAGCGGTGTTGGGCACATATTCTCCGGGAGGCTGAAGACGCCGCTGAAAAACAGGTAGAAGGCGAACCGATCTACCGTGCTCTCAGACAGTTGTACGTCGCTCTCCAGATCCGACTGGAGAGCGACTTGACAGTGCGCGAGCGGGAAGAATTACAGCGTGTGGCACGGAGAGAGCTTGAATCCCTGATTGAGCGGTCAGTTCCCGACGGACCAGTGGCAACACTGCTCGGGAAGATCGAAGGAGGCCTCGACCACTGGCTCACCTTCGTCGGTGAGCCAGCGGTCTCCCCGACGAACAACGCCGCAGAGAGCGCTCTTCGTGAACCGGTGGTTCTCCGGAAGATCATCGGGACACTCCGGAATGATCGAGGAATGTTCGTTCACGAGACGATCTTGTCCCTGCTGGCGACGTGGCGCCAGCAGGGACGCAATCCCTACGAAGAGCTTCGTCGAGTCGTCAGCAGCAACGAGATGATCTCACGGGCTCACGCTGTGCCGGCTGTCGAGACCTCGGGGTAA
- a CDS encoding polysaccharide biosynthesis protein (PFAM: Polysaccharide biosynthesis protein~KEGG: hvo:HVO_2055 putative transport protein) gives MNITRSSFKVFGANSLGAILGFVGITFFARQLTPYQLGAFFIFQSLFGLLSIPSDFGIDGAVNKRISEGKPSGAIFSTALAMKFLPLLLITILILLFKNVVNSYIGKELSLFLVGALVLQASGGLVLQTLKGELRVGETALPKLFQKIIYVCLGAVLIIYGFGVFGLVYSFIAGLIVMILWASYRSSIRLRKPSIAQARSLTNYSKYAVLFAVKGHFYSWVDVAVISLFLTQSHVSEYELAWRITIIVILLSRAVGQSIFPQISQWHAEGKKEQIEELISRGTAMSLFLVIPAFFGSLVLSTEILGVIFGEEYATAGIVLIILMGEKLFQGAHVILGRSLQAIDQPKLAAKATVIALVLNVLLNLVLIWKYGIIGAAVATTISFSMNTIIHAKYLSNFVSIRIPYNQIGGMVAASSGMLMCVLVMKMIISADSILSLTATIIIGTLIYILLTLAFPSLRELMTDTAQQLFR, from the coding sequence ATGAATATTACAAGATCAAGCTTCAAAGTATTTGGTGCAAATAGTCTCGGTGCTATATTGGGTTTCGTGGGGATTACATTCTTTGCGCGTCAGCTAACCCCATATCAGCTGGGGGCGTTTTTCATTTTCCAGTCCCTATTTGGACTACTCTCAATTCCATCAGATTTCGGTATCGACGGAGCAGTCAACAAACGAATTAGTGAGGGAAAGCCATCAGGCGCTATATTCTCTACCGCATTGGCTATGAAATTTCTCCCTCTACTACTTATTACAATTTTAATATTATTATTTAAGAATGTTGTAAATTCGTATATTGGGAAAGAATTGTCACTTTTTTTGGTGGGTGCATTAGTCTTGCAAGCCTCTGGAGGGTTAGTGCTACAAACCCTCAAGGGCGAGCTACGAGTTGGTGAGACAGCCCTTCCAAAGTTATTTCAAAAGATTATATACGTATGTCTCGGTGCAGTTTTGATAATCTATGGATTTGGTGTCTTTGGTCTGGTTTACTCATTTATCGCTGGACTCATTGTGATGATACTGTGGGCGAGTTACCGAAGTTCGATCCGACTAAGGAAACCATCAATCGCTCAAGCCCGTTCGTTGACTAATTATTCGAAATACGCAGTTCTCTTTGCTGTAAAAGGACATTTTTATAGTTGGGTGGATGTTGCTGTCATCAGCCTATTCCTTACACAATCCCACGTAAGCGAGTACGAACTTGCGTGGAGGATCACGATCATTGTTATCTTACTAAGTAGAGCAGTCGGACAGTCAATTTTTCCACAGATCAGCCAGTGGCACGCTGAAGGTAAAAAAGAACAAATTGAGGAGTTAATATCGAGAGGAACAGCTATGTCACTGTTTTTAGTTATTCCTGCGTTTTTCGGCAGCCTTGTGCTATCCACAGAAATTCTGGGAGTGATTTTCGGAGAGGAATACGCTACAGCTGGCATAGTATTAATTATACTCATGGGTGAAAAATTATTCCAAGGAGCTCACGTTATTTTGGGCCGGTCGCTTCAAGCAATTGATCAACCAAAACTAGCAGCGAAGGCCACTGTCATCGCGTTAGTCCTAAACGTGTTATTGAATCTTGTTCTTATTTGGAAGTATGGAATAATAGGTGCAGCTGTTGCGACCACTATATCTTTCAGCATGAACACTATCATTCATGCGAAATACCTATCAAATTTTGTGTCTATTCGAATTCCATACAATCAAATTGGTGGGATGGTAGCTGCTTCAAGTGGAATGTTGATGTGTGTGCTAGTAATGAAGATGATAATAAGTGCTGATTCAATTCTATCCCTTACTGCTACGATAATAATTGGAACATTAATATATATACTACTTACACTTGCTTTCCCTTCTCTTAGGGAGTTAATGACTGATACGGCTCAGCAATTATTCCGCTAG
- a CDS encoding hypothetical protein (KEGG: hma:pNG7212 hypothetical protein) encodes MLDKIRLIRKYPHVIPRHINRLYHSRLGTQPYNANGINIIKQDWDRLIILDACRYDVFVDQNDLPGTTRKVQSRAGTTKEFLESNFSDKNHHDTIYVSSNSWFFQLKDELGTEFFQSQFTESDREAVDTAIELSKEHPNKRLITHLVNPHHPYRGETAERVFTDQGHHLFDKMTAGDHNATTAELRVAYEETLEYGLDLVIELFKSFSGRMVVTADHGELLGDKVGPIPMVDYGHYSKYWVDPLVIVPWHVYETGERPIISSDSPITQEKISDKMVEDRLEALGYR; translated from the coding sequence ATGCTTGACAAAATTCGGTTGATCCGGAAATATCCACATGTTATCCCACGCCATATAAATCGACTCTATCATAGCCGATTGGGAACCCAGCCTTACAATGCAAACGGAATTAATATCATCAAACAGGATTGGGATCGACTAATAATCCTAGATGCATGTCGATATGACGTTTTTGTAGATCAGAACGATCTACCAGGAACAACCAGAAAGGTGCAGTCCAGAGCGGGTACGACGAAAGAATTTCTAGAATCGAACTTTTCGGACAAAAATCACCACGATACAATATACGTGTCGTCGAATAGCTGGTTCTTCCAACTCAAAGACGAATTAGGAACTGAATTCTTCCAATCACAATTCACTGAATCAGATCGAGAAGCAGTCGATACGGCGATAGAGCTCAGCAAGGAACATCCAAATAAGCGACTTATTACTCATTTGGTGAATCCCCATCATCCCTACAGGGGAGAGACAGCAGAACGCGTATTTACAGATCAAGGCCACCACCTGTTCGACAAAATGACGGCAGGAGATCACAACGCTACTACTGCAGAACTACGAGTCGCGTATGAAGAGACACTTGAATATGGGCTCGATCTTGTTATCGAATTGTTCAAATCTTTTTCTGGCCGAATGGTTGTGACTGCCGACCATGGGGAACTTCTCGGCGACAAAGTGGGTCCAATTCCTATGGTAGACTATGGGCATTACTCTAAATATTGGGTTGACCCATTGGTCATAGTTCCATGGCACGTCTACGAAACAGGTGAAAGGCCAATAATTTCTAGTGATTCGCCGATAACTCAAGAAAAAATATCTGATAAAATGGTCGAAGACCGATTAGAGGCACTAGGTTATCGCTAA
- a CDS encoding Cell division control protein 6-like protein (TIGRFAM: Cell division control protein 6 related, archaea~HAMAP: Cell division control protein 6-like protein~KEGG: hla:Hlac_3367 ORC1/cdc6 family replication initiation protein~PFAM: CDC6, C-terminal), with protein sequence MGGCFVRIPWYPFGLRTLAAIADSLGGYSDNPDITDMGVYVGSVHAVCTMDSSPYSTTSEIFAVGGEDYLKEGHTPTTLPERREEILKLRRSLKPAARGAGAENTFLSGKAGQGKTAAAKAELAELEAFADSQNLELTTVFFSCEGISSSYTLACGLCEQLSGTNPNGHSMQKVLEHLWSGMNETGGTVIIVLDEIDNLGTDDKILYSLPRARDKDYVNDDVYPSIIGISNDLQWRDNLDPAAKDSLYDDSIFFAPYDAAELRDILSRRASKAFRETSLLYETPDGEQFDVCVELETDDGSLADSFDHVEADRSDCTLLRIDSDVLSADVIPLCAAYAAQDKGSARQAIKYLRKAAAIAESEDSTCVEEEHVRTAQGEAERELIIEGMEQLTTQGHLALAAVTILELGGHTGIRTRDVYDVYKSLSEHIDADQLAQRRMRDHLIELDMLSIIRARKSASGSVGGKAYTFELRVEPSTAIDVLEAVSRFDSVDFNELTKNWLNKQQTLK encoded by the coding sequence GTGGGTGGGTGTTTCGTTCGCATACCGTGGTATCCGTTTGGGCTGCGTACTTTGGCGGCGATTGCGGACAGCCTGGGGGGTTATTCGGACAACCCGGACATTACGGACATGGGGGTTTATGTGGGTAGCGTACACGCAGTATGCACGATGGACTCGTCCCCCTACTCGACCACATCCGAGATCTTTGCAGTCGGTGGCGAGGACTACCTCAAGGAGGGACATACACCGACGACACTTCCGGAACGGCGAGAGGAGATACTGAAGCTCCGCCGCTCGCTGAAACCCGCCGCGCGGGGTGCCGGTGCCGAGAACACGTTTCTCTCCGGGAAAGCAGGGCAGGGGAAGACGGCGGCCGCCAAAGCCGAACTCGCGGAGTTGGAGGCGTTCGCCGACTCACAGAACCTCGAACTCACCACCGTCTTCTTCTCCTGTGAAGGAATCTCCTCGAGTTACACGCTCGCCTGTGGACTCTGTGAACAGCTCAGTGGCACGAACCCGAACGGTCACTCCATGCAGAAGGTACTCGAGCACCTCTGGAGCGGGATGAACGAGACCGGCGGAACGGTCATCATCGTCCTCGACGAAATCGACAACCTCGGGACCGACGACAAGATTCTCTACTCGCTCCCGCGTGCGCGGGACAAGGATTACGTCAACGATGACGTTTACCCGTCGATTATCGGAATCAGCAACGACCTCCAGTGGCGGGACAACCTCGACCCTGCCGCGAAAGACAGCCTCTACGACGACTCGATATTCTTCGCGCCCTACGACGCGGCCGAGCTTCGGGATATCCTCTCCCGTCGGGCGAGTAAGGCGTTCCGCGAAACGTCGCTACTCTATGAGACGCCGGACGGCGAACAGTTTGATGTCTGTGTCGAGCTCGAAACCGACGACGGCTCGTTGGCCGACAGTTTCGACCACGTGGAGGCTGACCGGAGCGACTGTACGCTACTCCGTATCGACTCGGACGTGCTATCCGCCGATGTGATTCCGCTCTGTGCTGCCTATGCAGCCCAGGACAAGGGGAGCGCCCGGCAGGCGATTAAATACCTCCGTAAGGCTGCCGCAATCGCCGAATCCGAGGACAGCACCTGCGTCGAGGAGGAACACGTCCGGACGGCCCAAGGCGAAGCTGAACGTGAGCTCATCATCGAGGGGATGGAGCAGCTCACCACACAGGGCCACCTCGCGCTGGCAGCAGTGACGATTCTCGAACTGGGGGGCCACACCGGCATCCGGACCCGGGACGTGTACGACGTGTACAAATCACTCTCCGAGCATATCGACGCCGACCAGCTGGCACAGCGCCGGATGCGCGATCACCTCATCGAACTCGACATGCTGAGCATCATCCGAGCCCGAAAATCCGCCTCCGGCTCCGTCGGTGGGAAGGCCTACACCTTCGAACTCCGCGTGGAGCCGTCGACGGCCATCGACGTGCTCGAGGCCGTCTCCCGGTTCGACTCCGTCGACTTCAACGAACTCACCAAAAACTGGCTGAACAAACAGCAGACCCTCAAGTAG
- a CDS encoding membrane-flanked domain DUF304 (PFAM: Protein of unknown function DUF304, prokaryotic transmembrane adjacent region~KEGG: hut:Huta_0354 membrane-flanked domain protein): MSEADLTERAFHLHPLSVPYRIIERGAAFVVGLVVIGPPVFGSIAAAVGVDIALLLGIVVVGAAVGYAVAAYRRFEYELTADTFDIRSGVFARRNREIPLRRIQNVDISQNVVQRALGIAALSLETAGASGSEANLRFLNKERAERLRSEISRLRRSETGEATEEEHAETVFEISDRELGLLALISADLRLFSGLVVLASFVAPSMVPMAESGGFDIGFESILGTLFGPTIALISFFGAILVYGVINATVYYGFTLSRSSAELRYERGLLQRYSGTIPLEKVQSLTVEENVIARALGYASLDIETAGGGGQQEQGASQSAIPLATRTRVFDLLNSVEAVGDVQFERPPKRARQRYMARYAAVVTLFTGLLFLVQQAVWATLAWWLALGLLLIVPPAAHLKWTHRGYVVGENHVVTRNGFWVRQTKVVPYYRVQTVLSSETVFQRRRHLGTVTVDTAGARSLLDNDARAVDIDAETSERLREQVSTELYESLRRRRASAPRSGSQIE, translated from the coding sequence GTGAGCGAAGCCGACCTGACGGAGCGGGCCTTCCATCTCCACCCCCTGTCGGTGCCGTACCGCATCATCGAGCGGGGCGCAGCCTTCGTCGTCGGCCTCGTGGTCATCGGGCCCCCCGTGTTCGGCTCGATTGCAGCTGCTGTCGGCGTCGATATTGCTCTCCTCCTCGGTATTGTGGTCGTGGGCGCCGCCGTTGGCTACGCCGTCGCCGCCTACCGCCGGTTCGAGTACGAACTGACGGCAGATACGTTCGATATTCGCTCGGGCGTCTTCGCCCGACGGAATCGGGAAATCCCACTCCGCCGGATCCAGAACGTCGACATCAGCCAGAACGTTGTCCAGCGCGCGCTCGGCATCGCGGCACTCAGCCTCGAAACAGCCGGAGCGAGCGGCAGCGAGGCCAACCTCCGGTTCCTCAACAAGGAGCGGGCAGAGCGGCTCCGGAGCGAGATCAGCCGGCTCCGCCGCTCGGAGACCGGCGAGGCGACTGAGGAGGAGCACGCCGAGACCGTCTTCGAGATTTCTGACCGCGAACTGGGCCTACTGGCGTTGATCTCGGCCGACCTCAGGCTCTTCTCGGGGTTGGTCGTTCTCGCCTCGTTCGTCGCCCCGTCGATGGTGCCGATGGCTGAATCCGGGGGATTCGACATCGGGTTCGAATCGATCCTCGGCACGCTGTTCGGCCCGACAATTGCGCTCATCAGCTTCTTCGGGGCTATCCTCGTCTACGGCGTGATCAACGCCACCGTCTACTACGGATTCACGCTCTCCCGTAGTTCGGCGGAACTGCGCTACGAGCGCGGCCTCCTTCAGCGCTACAGTGGGACGATCCCGCTGGAGAAGGTCCAGTCGCTCACTGTCGAGGAGAACGTCATCGCGCGTGCGCTCGGCTACGCGTCGTTGGATATCGAGACGGCCGGCGGCGGCGGCCAGCAGGAGCAGGGCGCCTCCCAATCCGCAATCCCGCTCGCGACGCGAACCCGTGTGTTCGATCTTCTGAACTCGGTCGAGGCGGTGGGCGACGTGCAGTTCGAGCGACCACCGAAACGCGCGAGACAACGGTACATGGCGCGGTACGCGGCTGTCGTGACCCTCTTCACGGGTCTCCTCTTTCTCGTCCAGCAGGCCGTCTGGGCGACGTTGGCGTGGTGGCTGGCGCTGGGCCTGCTCCTCATCGTTCCGCCCGCGGCTCACCTGAAGTGGACACACCGCGGCTACGTCGTCGGCGAGAATCACGTCGTGACCCGGAACGGGTTCTGGGTGCGACAGACGAAAGTCGTTCCCTACTACCGGGTCCAGACCGTGCTGAGTTCGGAGACGGTCTTCCAACGTCGTCGACACCTCGGGACGGTCACAGTCGATACCGCCGGAGCGCGGAGCCTCCTCGACAACGATGCCAGGGCCGTCGATATCGACGCCGAGACAAGCGAGCGTCTCCGTGAGCAGGTCTCGACCGAACTCTACGAATCGCTTCGAAGACGGCGTGCCTCGGCACCGCGGTCAGGCAGTCAGATTGAGTAA
- a CDS encoding membrane-flanked domain DUF304 (PFAM: Protein of unknown function DUF304, prokaryotic transmembrane adjacent region~KEGG: nph:NP2782A hypothetical protein), giving the protein MNEPEDDTTGAEPPDAKSEGSPQSDADDSQERASSTEAAPTSVAAQAALDEEALDVPRELTSTVRLQWVIGSTVAGVIFSVVIAGIALAVGTQTNAFPGTVQAAGTVGGAVFALALLLGVVRAVLLYRSWSYVVRADSLFLSRGVFTRVRTVVPYVRVQHIDTMRGPLERLLGLSTLVVYTAGSRGADVTIPGLTPERASTLQQRLEHLAIESEEADAV; this is encoded by the coding sequence ATGAACGAGCCCGAGGACGACACGACGGGAGCTGAGCCCCCGGACGCAAAGTCGGAGGGCTCACCGCAGTCGGACGCCGACGATAGCCAAGAGCGCGCTTCCTCGACCGAAGCCGCCCCGACGTCCGTCGCAGCCCAGGCGGCCCTCGACGAGGAGGCCCTCGACGTCCCGAGAGAGCTCACGTCGACAGTCCGGTTGCAGTGGGTTATCGGCTCGACAGTGGCGGGTGTCATCTTCAGCGTCGTGATTGCTGGAATCGCGCTCGCTGTCGGAACGCAAACGAACGCCTTTCCCGGAACCGTTCAGGCAGCCGGGACGGTCGGTGGGGCAGTGTTCGCGCTCGCCCTGCTCTTGGGCGTCGTTCGGGCTGTGCTCCTCTATCGCTCCTGGTCGTACGTCGTCCGCGCGGACTCGCTGTTCCTGAGTCGCGGCGTGTTCACTCGCGTGCGGACGGTCGTCCCCTACGTTCGGGTCCAGCACATCGACACGATGCGGGGGCCGCTGGAGCGGCTGCTTGGGCTGTCGACGCTGGTTGTCTACACCGCCGGCTCACGCGGGGCAGACGTGACCATACCGGGGTTGACGCCCGAGCGGGCATCGACCCTTCAGCAGCGCCTCGAGCACCTCGCCATCGAGTCCGAGGAGGCGGATGCCGTATGA